Proteins encoded in a region of the Methanobacterium petrolearium genome:
- a CDS encoding glycosyltransferase family 39 protein has translation MLEKFEKKHAQWVFLILLILIVGLIAYWRVIMHLYLWPAYDTFDLLANAALFAGKGYGYSDLLRPPLLPFLTSIYFMFDGLSIAPMLIIDGLLYVIGCIGFYLFLKERFTPLISFLGSLLYATSPLILIYAAVGYNDIPSVSIGIWALYLTYLGVKRNSKFFYLAFSVAMLAVLTKYNMALLIFPIFACILMNWNRIKKPKDIMWGMGLSLLVIIPVLLFFYVRLGNPIYPFMSFFTTSGGSSTSVHFAYNPDQLYFVKNSPYYLGNSALLIIFFTLFALLFHLYKNLDKIRVLSWSKVRGDVTKTRLLLALIFGLLAVFLITFGKVHYFISEILFFAIIYLVYKVSFKWGCDWSMDLLFLSWFATFFIFHSVYVIKDHRYFIFMVAPLAYFLARAVSFSTERFRFNYKKKNLTLYIFSAILVLSMITFTFAQFESIKTANMGNKVFNEEVSSACNWLMDHDPNYKSKVIYADFWAMFAWHLQMDVGKMPTFRNNTTILLGAKDANFTEEDRKAYDRELNKTNPDYYFFTWGEINFTNYKAIKRFGDVTIYQRK, from the coding sequence ATGTTAGAAAAATTTGAAAAAAAGCATGCTCAATGGGTGTTTTTAATTCTTTTAATTTTAATAGTTGGTCTGATTGCTTATTGGCGTGTCATCATGCATCTGTATTTGTGGCCGGCCTATGATACCTTTGATTTACTTGCCAATGCTGCACTATTTGCAGGTAAAGGGTATGGATATTCAGATCTCCTCAGACCACCTTTACTCCCCTTTTTAACTTCCATATATTTCATGTTTGATGGGTTAAGTATAGCGCCTATGTTGATCATTGACGGACTTTTATACGTAATAGGATGTATTGGGTTTTATTTATTCTTAAAAGAACGTTTCACGCCATTGATCAGCTTTTTGGGAAGTTTATTATATGCAACATCTCCTCTAATCCTCATATATGCTGCTGTTGGATACAATGACATTCCCAGCGTATCCATCGGAATTTGGGCACTGTATTTAACGTATCTGGGTGTTAAAAGAAACTCTAAATTCTTTTATTTGGCATTTTCCGTGGCAATGCTGGCTGTTTTAACCAAGTATAATATGGCTCTGCTCATATTCCCCATATTTGCTTGTATCTTGATGAATTGGAACAGGATAAAAAAACCTAAAGATATTATGTGGGGAATGGGTTTGAGTTTACTGGTAATAATACCGGTTCTGCTCTTTTTCTATGTAAGGTTGGGTAATCCCATCTATCCTTTCATGAGTTTCTTTACAACATCAGGAGGGTCGAGCACTTCAGTACATTTTGCATATAACCCTGATCAATTGTATTTTGTTAAGAATTCTCCTTATTATCTGGGAAATAGTGCCCTATTAATCATATTTTTCACATTATTCGCTTTATTGTTCCATTTATACAAGAATTTGGATAAAATACGGGTTTTAAGTTGGAGTAAAGTTAGGGGGGATGTGACTAAAACCAGATTATTATTAGCCTTGATTTTCGGACTATTAGCAGTTTTTTTAATCACATTTGGAAAAGTACATTATTTTATTAGCGAAATCCTTTTCTTTGCAATCATATACCTTGTTTATAAGGTCTCTTTTAAATGGGGTTGTGATTGGAGTATGGATCTTCTTTTCTTATCATGGTTTGCAACATTCTTTATATTCCACAGTGTTTATGTCATCAAGGATCACCGTTATTTCATCTTTATGGTGGCACCCCTGGCCTACTTCCTAGCACGGGCAGTAAGTTTTTCCACCGAAAGGTTCAGATTCAATTATAAAAAGAAAAATTTAACATTATACATTTTTTCAGCAATTTTAGTGTTGTCTATGATCACATTTACATTTGCTCAGTTTGAATCCATTAAAACAGCTAACATGGGTAATAAAGTGTTTAATGAAGAAGTGAGTAGTGCGTGTAACTGGTTAATGGACCATGACCCTAATTACAAGTCTAAAGTAATATATGCTGATTTTTGGGCCATGTTTGCATGGCATCTGCAGATGGATGTTGGGAAGATGCCCACATTCCGAAATAATACAACGATACTGTTGGGTGCTAAAGATGCCAATTTCACTGAAGAAGATAGGAAGGCATATGACCGAGAATTAAATAAAACAAATCCTGATTATTATTTCTTCACATGGGGAGAAATAAATTTCACCAACTACAAAGCTATCAAAAGATTTGGAGATGTAACCATCTACCAGAGGAAATAA
- a CDS encoding glycosyltransferase family 39 protein, with the protein MKLNGSFCKSNNKYIFIIILILIVASLAYYRVLIQIEIGSVWDTYAFLSNAMYFAGQGFGYTELTRPPFLPFLTSLLFRLGFVYESTIYYLDAFFLVFGAVGLYLFFRMKFEPIISFFGSLLFSTFPVVILFAGIGLSDIPSVALSIWALYTTVLAVKRDSKFFYLSFPLGVLAFLTRYPAGFIVFPMLFYLIINRKSLSIKPMIGGILLSLLPGIMVILFFHGQFGDPFYPFETFYNTTQKSWATTYVYYCPNPLYFLQNILYYMGPGGITIVLFFIFSLISYTITQFSTLQSKFKGVNKYKITKYMTFTMVSLIILLILLVLSFTKINYFLSEVLFFIVLLLVYSILKGEKIQDMDFHFLFISWFMAFFIFHSIYTVKDDRYFVTMAPALSYFLILAFNYIGNLWTLKEDYQKLIYRMLIIVLVVMIISSAVFSIHEIPDNESQMRCISNDVQAASQWLKDDDHQYNSKMICSERCPQLSWYLRTNVLQMPLCDTTGSCETQLNRDKIDYYFSFEEMSNFTEYQQIKHFGVITIYKRRS; encoded by the coding sequence ATGAAGTTGAATGGTTCATTTTGTAAGAGTAATAATAAATATATATTTATTATAATTCTTATTTTAATCGTGGCATCACTGGCTTATTATCGTGTTTTAATTCAAATAGAAATAGGTTCAGTATGGGATACTTATGCTTTTTTATCCAATGCCATGTACTTTGCAGGACAGGGTTTTGGATACACCGAATTAACACGCCCACCTTTTTTACCATTCTTAACATCCTTACTATTCAGGTTGGGATTTGTTTATGAATCAACTATATACTATTTGGATGCATTTTTTCTAGTATTTGGAGCTGTAGGATTATATTTATTTTTCAGGATGAAATTTGAGCCAATAATAAGTTTTTTTGGTAGTTTACTCTTCTCTACATTTCCAGTAGTTATACTATTTGCAGGAATCGGACTTTCAGATATTCCAAGTGTTGCTCTGAGTATATGGGCATTATACACCACCGTTTTAGCGGTAAAAAGAGATTCAAAGTTTTTTTATTTATCATTCCCCCTGGGAGTGCTGGCATTTTTAACGCGTTATCCTGCAGGATTCATTGTTTTTCCTATGTTATTTTATCTGATTATAAATCGTAAGAGTTTATCCATTAAACCTATGATTGGGGGCATTTTGTTATCTCTTTTACCCGGAATCATGGTTATTCTATTTTTTCATGGACAATTTGGTGATCCATTCTATCCTTTTGAAACGTTTTACAACACAACTCAGAAATCTTGGGCAACCACATATGTATATTACTGTCCAAATCCGCTATACTTCCTGCAAAATATTTTATATTATATGGGGCCTGGAGGGATAACCATTGTATTGTTTTTCATTTTTAGTTTAATATCCTACACAATAACTCAATTTTCCACGCTTCAATCGAAATTTAAGGGAGTTAATAAATATAAAATAACAAAATATATGACATTTACGATGGTATCGCTAATTATTTTACTAATTTTGCTTGTTTTAAGTTTTACCAAAATCAATTATTTTTTAAGTGAAGTCCTGTTTTTCATAGTACTCCTTTTAGTTTACTCTATCTTAAAAGGGGAAAAAATTCAGGATATGGACTTCCATTTTCTTTTTATATCATGGTTCATGGCCTTTTTCATATTTCACAGTATCTACACAGTTAAAGATGACCGTTATTTTGTCACTATGGCACCTGCTTTAAGCTATTTTTTAATACTAGCCTTTAATTACATTGGAAATTTATGGACATTAAAAGAGGATTATCAAAAATTAATATACAGGATGTTGATAATAGTACTGGTGGTTATGATCATATCGTCAGCTGTATTCTCCATACATGAGATACCTGATAATGAATCACAGATGAGATGTATTTCAAACGATGTTCAAGCTGCCAGCCAATGGCTTAAAGATGATGATCATCAATATAATAGTAAGATGATATGTTCAGAGCGATGCCCACAATTAAGTTGGTATCTTAGAACTAATGTCCTGCAAATGCCATTATGTGACACAACAGGATCTTGTGAAACTCAGTTAAACAGAGATAAAATAGATTATTACTTTTCTTTTGAGGAAATGTCTAACTTCACAGAATACCAACAAATAAAACATTTTGGAGTTATAACAATTTACAAAAGACGATCTTAG
- the yjjX gene encoding inosine/xanthosine triphosphatase — translation MVASKNPVKLKATQNILGKIYPKTDVKAKHVDSGVPDQPIGLDITIQGAINRAKNAFSDEFDLSVGIESGLLEVPHSLTGYLDLQWCAIYDGEKTTLGVSAGFEYPPMVIKKVLEGIEVGDVMDEVTGVNKLGQKKGAVSHLSKGLLDRTGNTEQCVLMAMIPRMNERVYF, via the coding sequence GTGGTGGCATCAAAAAACCCGGTGAAGCTGAAGGCCACTCAAAACATTCTCGGGAAGATATATCCCAAAACGGATGTCAAGGCAAAACACGTAGATTCAGGGGTACCTGACCAGCCCATTGGATTGGATATAACCATTCAAGGTGCTATTAATCGGGCGAAAAACGCGTTTTCGGATGAATTTGACCTTTCAGTAGGTATTGAGTCTGGCCTACTGGAGGTACCCCATAGCCTAACTGGATATCTGGACCTGCAGTGGTGTGCTATTTATGATGGTGAAAAGACTACTTTGGGGGTTAGTGCAGGATTTGAATACCCTCCAATGGTGATAAAGAAGGTTTTGGAAGGTATTGAAGTGGGGGATGTTATGGATGAGGTCACTGGTGTTAATAAGTTGGGACAAAAGAAGGGGGCAGTAAGCCATCTTAGTAAAGGACTTTTGGACCGCACTGGTAACACAGAACAGTGTGTTCTGATGGCCATGATACCCAGAATGAATGAAAGGGTTTACTTTTGA
- a CDS encoding phosphopantetheine adenylyltransferase, producing MTSKRYNKVAVGGTFDKFHEGHRLLIETAFQIGDKILIGVTSDEFGGLKGEIEPCDVRMSNLNSLLKNRSNYIIARLEEHYGPTVDDDSIDAIVVSSETEATARKINQIRRDKGMKPLDIITINMVLAQDGKPISSTRIRRGEIDSHGKVI from the coding sequence ATGACATCTAAACGATATAATAAAGTTGCAGTAGGGGGCACTTTTGATAAATTCCACGAAGGGCATCGTCTTTTAATAGAAACAGCATTTCAAATAGGGGATAAAATATTAATTGGAGTCACTTCTGATGAATTCGGTGGTCTCAAGGGGGAAATCGAGCCCTGTGATGTGAGAATGTCCAATTTGAATTCTCTGCTTAAAAACCGATCCAACTACATTATAGCCCGTTTAGAAGAGCACTATGGCCCCACAGTGGATGATGACTCCATAGATGCCATTGTGGTAAGTTCAGAAACCGAAGCAACCGCCAGAAAAATAAACCAGATACGCCGGGATAAAGGAATGAAACCATTAGATATAATCACCATTAACATGGTACTGGCCCAGGATGGTAAGCCCATATCTTCAACCAGGATACGCAGGGGAGAAATAGATTCACATGGGAAAGTAATTTAA